In the genome of Populus trichocarpa isolate Nisqually-1 chromosome 6, P.trichocarpa_v4.1, whole genome shotgun sequence, one region contains:
- the LOC18100323 gene encoding uncharacterized protein LOC18100323 yields the protein MAVASSDTQSPPPAKSSPQLEVESVKCHSCGFTEDCTPPQISRVRERHQGRWICGLCVEAVKDEVLRSDRLISTEEALNRHITFCKDFRSSSTDPLNQTEHPILVMSRILRRSLDSPRALRSDSSSALPAVDKIDGSSLVQSGICFSALSR from the coding sequence ATGGCAGTTGCAAGCTCAGATACCCAATCACCTCCACCAGCAAAATCAAGTCCTCAACTTGAAGTAGAGTCAGTCAAATGCCACTCTTGTGGATTCACTGAAGATTGCACTCCTCCTCAAATTTCACGCGTTCGTGAGCGACACCAAGGCCGCTGGATATGTGGGCTTTGTGTGGAGGCGGTTAAAGATGAAGTACTGAGATCAGACAGGCTCATCTCCACCGAAGAAGCCTTAAACAGACACATCACTTTTTGCAAAGACTTCAGGTCCTCAAGCACTGATCCCCTGAATCAAACAGAGCATCCTATCCTAGTCATGAGCAGGATTCTTCGAAGGAGTTTGGATTCTCCGCGAGCTCTTCGATCCGATTCTAGCAGTGCTTTGCCTGCTGTTGATAAGATTGATGGGTCTTCCTTGGTTCAATCAGGGATTTGTTTCTCTGCTTTATCTCGTTGA
- the LOC18100324 gene encoding copper transporter 5, with product MMHMTLYWGIKVTLLFDCWKTDSWFSYLLSLLACFLFSAFYQYLEDRRIRFKAIAVSNPSQQPPPVNAPLLTPKRRASSAKFATALLFGINSAIGYLLMLAIMSFNGGVFLAIVLGLTVGYVLFRSGDEEVVVVDNTCACA from the coding sequence atgatgcACATGACCTTGTACTGGGGCATAAAAGTGACCCTCCTCTTCGATTGCTGGAAAACAGATTCTTGGTTCAGTTACCTCCTTTCTTTACTTGCTTGTTTCCTTTTCTCTGCTTTCTACCAATACTTGGAAGATCGTCGCATCCGATTCAAGGCCATCGCTGTCTCCAACCCCTCCCAGCAACCACCACCTGTCAACGCCCCTCTTCTCACCCCTAAACGACGCGCCAGTTCAGCCAAATTCGCCACCGCTTTGTTGTTTGGGATCAACTCGGCCATCGGGTATTTGTTGATGTTGGCTATCATGTCCTTTAATGGGGGAGTGTTTTTGGCTATTGTTTTGGGTTTGACTGTTGGGTATGTATTGTTCAGGAGTGGAGATGAAGAGGTTGTTGTTGTCGATAATACATGTGCTTGTGCTTGA
- the LOC18100327 gene encoding guanine nucleotide-binding protein subunit gamma 3 isoform X2: MAPATTGGSSSVPSLPPPCPKSPPEYPDLYGKRREMAKVQMLEREIGFLEEELKSLQGLQPASRCCKEVTDFVVANSDPLIPTRKKRRTCLFWKWLCGIRCFNLSWICCCCSSGCSLHLECPTCCECNPRNCCSCISCPTLKWRCCCCCPLPRSHCCRKISCNRNCCCTCQLPSCPDCSCCSWTCSCPKCPKVTPLCCNCKKACCNPCCLFF; this comes from the exons ATGGCTCCTGCTACGACGGGTGGCTCTTCCTCTGTACCATCATTGCCGCCGCCTTGTCCAAAGTCACCGCCGGAGTATCCGGATTTGTATGGAAAGCGAAGGGAAATGGCTAAAGTGCAGATGCTTGAGAGAGAGATTGGTTTCTTAGAG GAGGAACTTAAATCTCTTCAAGGCCTCCAGCCTGCATCTAGATGCTGCAAAGA GGTCACTGACTTTGTTGTGGCAAACTCAGATCCTTTGATTCCTAC TCGGAAGAAACGAAGGACTTGTCTATTCTGGAAGTGGCTATG TGGTATACGCTGTTTTAACCTATCATGGATCTGTTGCTGCTGTTCTTCGGGATGCTCTCTTCATCTTGAATGTCCGACCTGCTGTGAGTGTAATCCACGTAACTGCTGTTCCTGCATCAGCTGCCCAACTCTAAAGTGgcgatgctgctgctgctgtccTCTTCCTAGATCCCATTGCTGTAGAAAGATCTCATGCAACAGGAACTGCTGCTGCACTTGTCAATTGCCTTCATGCCCAGATTGCTCTTGTTGCAGTTGGACGTGCTCTTGTCCCAAATGTCCAAAGGTAACCCCCCTTTGTTGCAACTGTAAAAAGGCTTGCTGTAATCCATGTTGTTTATTCTTCTAG
- the LOC18100327 gene encoding guanine nucleotide-binding protein subunit gamma 3 isoform X1, with product MAPATTGGSSSVPSLPPPCPKSPPEYPDLYGKRREMAKVQMLEREIGFLEEELKSLQGLQPASRCCKEVTDFVVANSDPLIPTSRKKRRTCLFWKWLCGIRCFNLSWICCCCSSGCSLHLECPTCCECNPRNCCSCISCPTLKWRCCCCCPLPRSHCCRKISCNRNCCCTCQLPSCPDCSCCSWTCSCPKCPKVTPLCCNCKKACCNPCCLFF from the exons ATGGCTCCTGCTACGACGGGTGGCTCTTCCTCTGTACCATCATTGCCGCCGCCTTGTCCAAAGTCACCGCCGGAGTATCCGGATTTGTATGGAAAGCGAAGGGAAATGGCTAAAGTGCAGATGCTTGAGAGAGAGATTGGTTTCTTAGAG GAGGAACTTAAATCTCTTCAAGGCCTCCAGCCTGCATCTAGATGCTGCAAAGA GGTCACTGACTTTGTTGTGGCAAACTCAGATCCTTTGATTCCTAC AAGTCGGAAGAAACGAAGGACTTGTCTATTCTGGAAGTGGCTATG TGGTATACGCTGTTTTAACCTATCATGGATCTGTTGCTGCTGTTCTTCGGGATGCTCTCTTCATCTTGAATGTCCGACCTGCTGTGAGTGTAATCCACGTAACTGCTGTTCCTGCATCAGCTGCCCAACTCTAAAGTGgcgatgctgctgctgctgtccTCTTCCTAGATCCCATTGCTGTAGAAAGATCTCATGCAACAGGAACTGCTGCTGCACTTGTCAATTGCCTTCATGCCCAGATTGCTCTTGTTGCAGTTGGACGTGCTCTTGTCCCAAATGTCCAAAGGTAACCCCCCTTTGTTGCAACTGTAAAAAGGCTTGCTGTAATCCATGTTGTTTATTCTTCTAG
- the LOC112327817 gene encoding uncharacterized protein LOC112327817, whose product MARVELLNFSLSIKVGLVGYFSTAHFSVSVIGSGSARGGLSFHPTQCVIIRWTNVSWCLLRFVMEKLVMVVHLRVLKGMAMELQNMHARL is encoded by the exons ATGGCTAGAGTGGAG CTACTTAATTTCTCACTGTCAATTAAAGTTGGCCTGGTCGGATACTTCTCAACTGCTCATTTCTCAGTCTCGGTTATTGGTTCTGGTTCTGCACGAGGAGGCTTGTCTTTCCACCCGACCCAATGTGTAATAATAAG ATGGACTAATGTGAGCTGGTGCTTGCTTAGGTTTGTGATGGAGAAGCTGGTCATGGTGGTGCATCTGAGAGTACTGAAGGGAATGGCAATGGAGCTACAAAACATGCATGCACGGTTGTAG
- the LOC18100326 gene encoding protein LURP-one-related 6, producing MCMAAAKADAMPIISKLYCSSSQAVLVVRKRPHVVSGGGFVVTDCSQKVVFRVDGCGVSGSEGELILRDSSGEALLLIRRKGGMVQALSIHRKWKGYTFDYEGSQKLVFSLKEPNFSCLVRKNAIRVSTEPRRSNKDWDFEIKGYFPDRSCSIVDSLGNIVAQIGINKEEDQLMANKDLYNVVVRPGIDQVFTFGVIAVLDYIYGESTRC from the exons ATGTGTATGGCTGCAGCAAAGGCAGATGCCATGCCGATCATAAGCAAGTTATATTGTTCGTCTTCTCAAGCAGTGCTTGTAGTTAGGAAAAGGCCTCATGTGGTCAGCGGAGGGGGTTTTGTAGTCACAGATTGTAGCCAAAAGGTTGTTTTTAGGGTTGATGGATGTGGAGTTAGTGGCTCAGAAGGGGAATTAATATTACGTGACAGTAGTGGTGAAGCCTTGCTACTTATTCGTCGAAAG GGAGGCATGGTTCAGGCCTTAAGCATCCATAGGAAATGGAAAGGTTACACTTTTGACTATGAAGGATCACAGAAGCTGGTTTTCAGCTTAAAGGAACCAAACTTCTCTTGTCTGGTAAGGAAGAATGCAATCAGAGTTTCCACTGAGCCTAGAAGAAGCAACAAAGACTGGGACTTTGAGATCAAAGGTTATTTTCCTGATCGGTCTTGTAGCATTGTTGACTCCTTGGGCAATATTGTAGCTCAG ATTGGAATCAATAAGGAAGAAGACCAGTTGATGGCAAACAAGGATCTCTATAATGTAGTTGTAAGACCAGGCATTGATCAGGTTTTCACTTTCGGTGTCATTGCAGTTCTTGATTATATCTATGGTGAATCGACAAGGTGCTGA